The genomic stretch ATTCTAATCATTAAGTTACATATTACCTCTGAATATAAAAAGTTTTTAGAAAGTGAATATGATATTGAGGCGTTGAAATTCTTCAATATAAGCATTAAATTTAAAATCTAATAACAACATGTAAAATATATGGTAAATCCATTACTTTATGATTTTAGAAGAACTTTTCTGAGACTTTCTATATTAATTCTATTGATACTCTTCGTTGTTGGTGGGGTAGGAATAATTTACGAGGCATACCATTCTCTCCATATATATCCTGCGGAATTATACAATTATAACGTAATAGTTACCGTTAATCAAAATCAGGCTAGTGGGATATATCATATTATAGCATTTGCCTTTGATAATGATGGTAATCCACTATCGGGAGTTGCTATAAAGATAGATAATAATACTTATGTAACTAACTCATCTGGATATATTGTAGCAAATACTTCTACTTTCCCATCGTTAATCACAGCTAATTATGATGGAGAGAAAAAGGTAGTATTATCAATAAATACTAATATACGTAATTCTGTAGGGTTTAATTCTTTCGGATCTAACGTGCAGACTAGTAGCCTTGTTGAAAATCTATTTTTTAATACTATAATTTTTGCAAATATAACCAAATTAGTCGATTTTTCAAGTTTTTCATACGCTTCTCAACCTTTCTTTATGGTATTCTTTGTCATAACTGGTTACGATAACAATTCAGCACATTTTATATTTGCTGGCATTGGGAATTTTTCAGTAGAATTCAGAAGTCTTAATAATTCTGTAATTAAAAGCGTCAACTTATCTGTTAACGGAATAAAAGATGATGTTATTCAGATGCCTCCAAATGCCTTTTATATTTATGTTGGTGTTCCTAAAGTCTCAATGAGTGGAACAAGTATGCCTTTACAGCCAGAGATAGAATTTGAGATAGTAACCCCTATGTTAGGAGCTATGGGATTATTCTCTTTTGCATTTATTATTGTTTTTATTTACGTTGCATATGTAATGTTCGGAAAATTGAAAGATAGGGGATTAGATTTTATACTCTCAAGGCCAATAACCAGAGGACAACTCTATTTTACAAGATATTTTTCTGGTGCCATCTCTACGTTAGTGGCGAGCTTACTGTTTAGCTTGACAATTTCATTAACGTCGTATTCGTTATTACACTTTATACCATCCTTTATTGCTTACTATATGTTTATCTATACTTTTACAATTGTATTAGTATGGTATTCGATTAGCTACTTATTCTACTCTCTTTTACCGCCAACTAGTGGTTTAGGAATCTCAATAGCATTATATTTCATTGTAGATATAGCAATATCAGTTATTAGCCTTTTATACCCATCATTAAATAATATATTAAGTTACTACATTAACCCTTCATCTGTTAGCTCGCTCATATCATACTATATGCTATACCTTCAGTTCCCTCAAGGGGTTAACTTAGGGGTTTCAGTAATTAGTCAACTATTGTGGATAGTATTACCTGTCCTGGGAGGATATGTTATTTTCAAAAGATTAAATATATGAGATAAAAATTCTAGGAGCTTAATTTTCTTTTTATTCCGCTAGCCATTGAGAATATGGACGCAATTATAATTATTACGGCAGAAACTAGAAAGGCAAAGTGTAAGCCTTGAACAAAATCAGCTCCGGTTTTTGGATCTAACGCATTTGTACCTAATAGAATTTCAAACGCAATATATCTAGGAATAACTAAAGTAGCTATTGAAATGCTCATAACATAACTTAACACAGTCCCAATACTTCCTAGAGTTCTAGAAATTCCTGAAACTGAACCATAGTATTGCTTAGGTGCATAATACATAATTGCTGCTGCATTCGAGGGCCAAAACATTGCTGAACCACTACCAGTTATTGCTGAAATCCATAAAATGTCATACAGCGGTGTTGTGGGTGTTAATAAGAAATAGTAAAGAATTAGGGAGATAAATATGAATATTAACCCTATTCCAGCAATCAAACCTGGTGAACCTTTATCAGCTCTCCTACCCATAATTGGAGCTAACACACTAGCTATAATATAACTAGGTGTTAATAGAAGAGAGGAATCTAACGGTGATAAACCTCTGACACCTTGTAAATACATTATTAATAGAAATGTTAAGGCTAATGCACCAACACCTTGGAGAAAGCTGGAAATAAGAGAGAAAGATAACAATCTTATTTTAAATACTGAGATGTTTATCATAGGCATTTTAACCTTTATCTCATTATAAATAAATAGGGGTATTAGTAGGACTCCCACAAGTAACTCGAGAAGATATTGCATACTCATACCGTTAGCGGCAATGAACATAACTGAAAGTGATATGAAACTCAGTGAGACTCCGAGAATCAAAGCTCCAGTTATATCTAAGGATGATTTAACTTTGTTTATGTCTTTAATATTTCTTAAACCTATTATTACAGCTATTATTCCAATAGGAACATTAATGTAGAATATGAATCTCCATCCAAAGAAGGTAGTTAAAATTCCTCCTAATACAATTCCAAGAAGAGCACCAATATTCCAACCTAATGAAGTTATCCCATAAGCTCTTCCTCTTTCCTGGGGAGGGAAAATATCAGCAATTATAGCATTACTATTAGCAGTTAGCATTGCACCCCCAATAGCTTGAATTACTCTGAATGTGATTAATTCGTAAATGTTTGCCGAAGCACCAGCTAATGCTGATGCCAGAGTAAATAATATAAAGCCAAAATTGTATATTTTACTTCTTCCAAGAATATCGCCTAGCCTACCAGTTTGAGTTGTTAGTATTGCTAAAACTAAGAGGTAAGCCAATAAAACCCAGATTGATGTAAGTAAGTCTGTATTGAGATCTACAGTTATAGTAGGTAAGGCTAAAAGTACTATTGTAGTATCAACTGCAGCCATTAGTGTTCCTAGTGTAAGTACTAAAAGTACAAGCTTGGTACTCATTGCAATGCTTACTTAGTTCGGCAACTAATAAATTTTCTCTTATAGGTTTTTAGAATTTATAATTATAAAATCTGTCCCTCTTTAAGATTTTTGCAAGATTCTTTTAACTCTGGTAAATTGCATAACTCCTCTTTAACCTTACTACTGGCACCTTGATAAAGGAAGTAAACGTAATCCTTATACGCAACATCCTGTATTTCCTTCATTAAATTAAAGTATTTTAAAAATTCATCAGTCTTTTTACCAGTTATTCTATTAATCATCACTTTTATGGAGATAACATACCTTTCTCTCCCATGTTTTTCTAATTCTTTCATAGCATGAGATAAAGCCTCTAAGCTTAGATCTCTAACGCGATCAACTTGCTCTAAATTAAAACTTGGGGAAGAAATTATTTCATTAGCTAAAATACCCAGATCTCTAGAAGCAAAATACAGATCTGTAAATGCTATCGGTATTAAGGTAAGATGAGAAGATATCTTTTTTACCCCTTCTGATAATAAATCAATTTCACCAAAAGAAATAAAATTTGTTATCGTAGCAACTACTGGAGAGTAATCAGAATACTTTAGAAAGGAAAGGTGATAATATGATAAATCAAAGAGGGCTTGATAATAATTTAGGAAATGGGGTTCTACTTCTTTAAAGTAATCTTTAACAAGCTGTAAGTGCTTATTATCAAAATCCCTTGAGATGAATGCTTTATAAAGCTTGTAAACCGCATGAGGAGAAAGAGATATTGCCTTGTTAATCAATTGTAAAGCATTTGAAATTCCTTCCGTGACAAAGCTAGAGTTAGGTGTAATATATCCTTTAGTTTCAAGTATTATTGCTAATAAGGCATTTCTCCAGGAATCGTTGGGAAGATAGAATGAGTTTACATTTACGAAAAGCTTATCGTAACATTGTGGATCATTTAGATGATGTTGTTTTAACGAATAAGGATTAATAAATGGAGAATCTCTAGCACTTTGAAGAAAAAATGACGCTTGTTGAAGGTTTCCTTTGCAAGAAAATTTATATGATAGAATAAATGAATATAATGGTTTAAGTTCTGGTATAATTTGGTCAATTTGTAAAAATTCAGATGAATTAAGATAATTTAAGAGGTAAGGAAAATAGTTTACCATAAAAAATCTTTCTTTTCAAGGCTTAAAAATTATTCAACGTTGAAGATATAGTTAGCCAGTGCCTCTATCTGTGTTACACTTACTGATGTTGAATTTCCTATATAGCTAATCATTAAATATCCATTTCCTTTATTCGTTGTAAATAGAACTGTATACCCGTGAGCGTAAAGAGTATTAGTACCGTGATATGGATAAGCGTATATTATTATTATTTGATCACCTAAACTGTCAGTTAGGTTTTCATACACTAATTCGGCATTCTTATAAACTTGCAGTTGGGGTAGCTTAGAATAATAACCACTGCCAACATATTCATAGTTAATTGCCCAGGAGTTTCCTAAGTATTTAGAAACTGCAGAAGGCAAAATTAATGATAGATGTGTAGAAGTTGTTGGAGTGGCTGATAAAAACCCTAAAGATAATCCTGCCAAAATTAATAATATAGCAATTATCTCACCTATTGTAATTTTCATATGTCATCAAATATAGTTTATACTCTATACTTAAAAACTTTTTGGAGTTAAAATAAAAAAATAATATCTTTAATTTTTTATGTGTTTATTTGTTGGAATACTTTGTGTGTTGGTCTTCCCTCAATAATCTTCTTACCGTATTCCACAGTCTCCCTATAAGCAGTACTATTAATAAAATTCTTATAAGACTCCAAATCCTCCCACTCACTATAAATCAAATACTCAGAAGGATCATCAACACTCCTATAAAGCCTAGCACCCCTAAAACCCTTAAAACCAGACAAAAAAGAAACAACATCACTAAACTTCCTCTCAAACTCACCCTCAAAACCCCTCTTAACCCTATAATAAAAACCAACACTAATCAAAAACAAAACACCCCCAATATAAATTTTGGGAAAAACTAATAAAAAATATTTTATTTCCTGTATACTACGTAATGATACAACGATATAGCCTCACCTAGCATTATAAATATCAGCCCTAAATCGATGCCAAATAGGTTAGATGCTGATCCAGTTGAAGGTATTGTCCATATTTGTGCTGCTAATATTACTGCCATAATGAAGAGTATTGATATCAAAATCTCAGCAAATTTCTTTTTAGTTTCAGAAGCAACTTCTACTTTTCCTACAGCTTTAATAGGCAAATTAGGTAAGTTTTGCGTCATCATTTTAGTAATGCTTGTGGATTGGGTTAAGGATGGTGAAGTATTTGCTTCTGTTTTTGGTGATGGCAAGAAATACATTCCTATAGCAACTATTACTGCTGGCGGTAAGAATGCCATAATTTGTTGGCTAAATGGTATTGGTACGCCAGGAGTTAGATCACCCCAAATAGTATTTTGAATTAGATAGGTAATCATTAATATTCCTATGCCAGTAAATACTTTTCTTTTTAGAGGATGCAATTCTGGGCTTCTGTCTAGGAATGGCACAACTATTAGGTAAACTAGCGGTATTATTGAGCTAAAGAATAGGAATAATAGTACGTTGTTAGTGAAATCTGCCATCTTATATAGGAATAGGAAGAACCATGGTGGATAAGTTGTTATATGTGCAGCGGCTGGAGAATTTGGTGGAGGAGCAGGCTTTGGATTTAAGAATGGGTTTAATTGCTGTGGTAATCCACTTAAATATGATAATGCATTTGGAATGACTAATATAAAGCCCCAAGTTAAGAATACTAACGACATCATATAAACAAAATTCCTTGGCCACCATGGGTTAAACTTCATCCACTCCTCCTTTGTATATACTGCAGGGGCTTTTGGTTTTTCCTTTCTTGACGGCATCATTCCGTAATGCTCAGCTAGGAAGAAGTGAAATACAAATAGTACTCCAATAAGTGCAGCAAAAATTATATGTAATGCTAATACTCTACCGTACTGACCGGCATCATAATTTCCAAATAATACCGGTAATAATCCCGATAATCCAGGAACTGAAGAAACTATTCCAGCACCTACATCTACAGCACTAGTGGCCAATGCATCACCGATTAAACTATATCCAAGGAAAGACGTACCTAATGTTAGAACTAACATAATAACTCCGATTATCCATAATAACTCTCTAGGTCTTTTGTACGCTCCAGCAAAGTAATTTCTAAACATATGAACATAAGCTAAAATTATCATTGCATAAGCTCCATATAAGTGGCTATAGAGGGCTACAGATCCGTAGGGAACTTTATCTATGATGAATAGTGTGGACTCGTATCCTTGGTCTGGATTATAATAGAGAAGTAATATTAAACCAGATATTACAGTATAGATAAATGCTGAAGCTACTAGTGCTCCTAGCCAGAAATTGACCTTATACATATAGTCTGGTGTTCTGAAAAATGGTAAGTCATCTAGTCCTAGCCTTTCCTTAAACCAATTTGAGACCCTATCACTCATATGATTAAATTGGAAAGATATTAAAAAAGGATTAAGCGTTGGACTGATTTTTAAGAAATGAGGAAGATACTTCACTATTTATCAAAAATTAAATAAGAAAATAATAAAAAGAAAAAATTAACTACCGCTAAAAGGATTTTGTGTATTTTGAACAGTTGTCTTGTTACCAACTGGAGAACCAAAACTATTATCTAAATCAGCTTTTGGATTAGATGACGGTACGCCGTTAGCTCCTTCTGGATAAATTGCAACTCCAACAGATCCTACTGCATAAAGATAGTCTGTACTAGAATCCCACTCTAATACTACTGTAGGTAATGGTCTTTGCGTAGGGCCAGTAAGAACAGCGGCACCGTGGTACGGATCATATGTAGAACCGTGACAATCACAATGAATTAGTGCTGGTACTTTAGCTTGTTTAGCAGCTAATAATGCTTGAGCAGTTAATTGATCTGGTTCTGGTGCAGCTAATTGTGAAGGACTAACATATTGTGGTGGATAAAAGTGTATATATGGTGGGGTACAGCCAAGATGTTGGCATATTGCACTATAAGCCACAATTGATTTATTCGGACCTACTCCTCCAGGAAAATCATAAGTATCTCCAGTCTGTGGAACAAAAACCTTTGTTGGAGGTACTTCTACTGGTTTACCAGACGAATCTCCAAGATTCAATAGGAAGTTAGGTTCTCCAGTCATAGGATATTCAAAGAGAACAATATAAGGACTGTTTACTGGTATTTCAGAAGCTTTAATTGGATTTCCAGATGAATCTACAAGGAGAGACTTAGGAAATCCGGAAATAGCCGCTACTTGAGGGGGAACTATCACTTCTACTCCCGGGATGATTGCAGCTATTGTTGCAGCAGCTATTCCAAAGATTAAACCTTTAAGGAATTTTCTTCTTTTTTCATCAACACTACCTACGTTCTTATTTACGTAGTTAAATAAATAATCTTCTCCTTTTGAAACGAATTCTTTACCATCGAATCTAGTCTTAGGATCTCTCATTTTAGCTAATAACCTCTTTATAAAGACAAGATCTGAATAGTTAAGTACAGTCTTTTCGTCTTTATCTCCTAATCTTATCTTTATCATTTTTTATCACAATAAAAAGTGAGCATTATATCATATAACTTTTTGCCGTTGGACTAAAGATATTAAATTAAAAAAGAGTTTAATTTATTATTGATTTTTTACTTTCAATTTTTGTGATAAATATTTAGTAATATTTTCTTCTTTCATCTCATTATAACACATGAGAACATAACCAATAGTAGGAACTAACATGTACATTAACAAAAGATATCCATATATCCCAAAAAACACATTGGATATTAGCATAAAATAACCAATTCCTGCTGCACCATTACCTTTAATAATGATAGAAATGATGGAAAATGTAATTATTGCTAAGAAGTAAACTAAATAGAGTAAGTGAGAAGGATTATAGATAGTTATACCGAGAGCTGACGGAAGTATCATTTCCATTAGGATTTGTATATACCTATTTGTTATAATCTCGTGAGCAAACATAATAAACGGATACATGCTCATTAAGCCCACAATATAAGCAATAATACTCCTTTTACTAGTTATCTTTCTCCAAAGTATAGTATAGACTAAAAATGTAACTGCAGAAAAAATGAGGAAATCTAAATAACTTACGTAAAGGGTAGTATGATAGAAAGTAATGAAAAATGATGCTATTAAACCCAGTCCTACTAGTATTCCAGAGGGGATAAGAAGTACTACTTTTATGTCACTTTTAATAGTAGCTTCGATCAATGCTGTAATAGCAATTATTATTATAAATATTTCAATACCATAATAATATGTATAATTAACGTTTAAATACGCTAAAATAGGGGATATTATAAGTAATATTGATAAAGGTAGAAGAGCTTTCACTTTGTTAGATAAAAGAAACGAGACTAGAATGAGGGAAATGAAAAAGATGTAAAAAGAAACTGCACCTATTCTGAGAAGAAATACTTCAGCAGGGATATGAATAGGTAAGGCCGAAGGAAAAACAAAAGCTTCAGAAAACATGAATTGAAGAAATCCAGAAATGCCTAAAATTAAGAAAAAATATTTTATATCTTTCTCAAGAAAGGATAGAATTTTCATCTTCTGTACACCACATATAATATTACTAAGGCTAAAATAGCTATAACTGCACCGACCACAGTCACATCTACTGTTGCTGAAGGAATTGCAGCTGATGTAGAAGTAGTTGACGAGACTGAAGTAGTAGTTGTTGTAGTTGTTGTTGGTGGAGTGGTTACTAACTGTAACGTTAAGAATGAGGATGTTATAGACTTATCAAACAAAGTCTCTCCTAATTTACCTTGCCATACTGCGAAAGCGACATAATAAGTCTTTCCAACTGTTATGTTAGGCATCCAATTAGCATAATTTGGTGGTACAGCTAATGGTCTAGCAAACTCTACAGTCCAATACCCATTACTCCATGTAGCTCCAGTCCATATGAAGAATAGTGAACCGTTTAACCCTTTTGATGCTACTGGTGTATACCATATTCCAGAACAATCAACTTCATACATATTAGTATTATTTGAGTAAAGTGGTACAGCAAACCCATGATTTCCTGGATCAACGTATGGTAAACCAGTTAAAGACTCATTCTGCCATAGATTCGCTTTAAATGCTGGATCGTAAGTGGAATTGTTCCATGTAGCTCCAGATACCCACATCCAAATATTAGCGGCACCTCCAGATTGAGCTAAAGAACCTCCAGCATCTTTAAAAGTAACACCATCGAATGTTTGTCCTGGATATTTACCACCTATATTCATACCGTCCTTACTAGGTGGTATTACACTACCCATATACCACATCATAGCAACTCTATCTGGATAATACCATGTTGAATTAGTATAATAACCATAAAACATACCATCACTGTATAATAGGTCCTCCATTGGTCTCAGAGAGTGCCATAAGATAATCGAACCGTTAGATAAGACAGTTATTTGTGTTCCATTAGGAGTAGGTAAAAGTATACCAGAATAGTTAAGAACTAACCTACCTTGATATGTCTTTCCATTTACAATTGCTATGTAATTTGTATAATTCTTTTCTACAGTATATGTGGTTCCTGGTGTAAGCATTATTTGTCTAAATAATCCTGGGCCAGAAGCTGGAGGATAAAGTGCACCTGCAGCCGCTGACCAAGCGCCAAATGCTGGGTTAGGAGCGTACCATTTTACTAATACAAATATCCATGATCCATTCCAAGCAGCCTTAACTAACACATAATGTGTTAAACCAGAAGTTGGTGCTTGCGGAATATTTGCTGTTAGAGAAATGTTAATCCATGGAATTTTTGACCAGTACGATGCTGAGCCAGGATTAGATAAATCCGCTGTACCAACAATTTTGTATACTGGTATATCTGGAGATGTTTGTGCCATAGGAGTGTTGGTTACTGCTAATAATACTCCTAGTAGAAGAACTGAGAGAGTAATACTTATGGTTAATTTGGTAGAAGGTTTTACACTCATTTTATCACATTTAATAAGTTAAGTGGTTCAACTCAAAAATGTTAATCGTTGGACTGATTATCTAATTCTACTTTTGTTCTCAAAATGATTTAATTATTTAACTTTATC from Sulfolobus sp. S-194 encodes the following:
- a CDS encoding MFS transporter, which translates into the protein MSTKLVLLVLTLGTLMAAVDTTIVLLALPTITVDLNTDLLTSIWVLLAYLLVLAILTTQTGRLGDILGRSKIYNFGFILFTLASALAGASANIYELITFRVIQAIGGAMLTANSNAIIADIFPPQERGRAYGITSLGWNIGALLGIVLGGILTTFFGWRFIFYINVPIGIIAVIIGLRNIKDINKVKSSLDITGALILGVSLSFISLSVMFIAANGMSMQYLLELLVGVLLIPLFIYNEIKVKMPMINISVFKIRLLSFSLISSFLQGVGALALTFLLIMYLQGVRGLSPLDSSLLLTPSYIIASVLAPIMGRRADKGSPGLIAGIGLIFIFISLILYYFLLTPTTPLYDILWISAITGSGSAMFWPSNAAAIMYYAPKQYYGSVSGISRTLGSIGTVLSYVMSISIATLVIPRYIAFEILLGTNALDPKTGADFVQGLHFAFLVSAVIIIIASIFSMASGIKRKLSS
- a CDS encoding antibiotic biosynthesis monooxygenase encodes the protein MISVGFYYRVKRGFEGEFERKFSDVVSFLSGFKGFRGARLYRSVDDPSEYLIYSEWEDLESYKNFINSTAYRETVEYGKKIIEGRPTHKVFQQINT
- a CDS encoding cytochrome bc complex cytochrome b subunit — protein: MSDRVSNWFKERLGLDDLPFFRTPDYMYKVNFWLGALVASAFIYTVISGLILLLYYNPDQGYESTLFIIDKVPYGSVALYSHLYGAYAMIILAYVHMFRNYFAGAYKRPRELLWIIGVIMLVLTLGTSFLGYSLIGDALATSAVDVGAGIVSSVPGLSGLLPVLFGNYDAGQYGRVLALHIIFAALIGVLFVFHFFLAEHYGMMPSRKEKPKAPAVYTKEEWMKFNPWWPRNFVYMMSLVFLTWGFILVIPNALSYLSGLPQQLNPFLNPKPAPPPNSPAAAHITTYPPWFFLFLYKMADFTNNVLLFLFFSSIIPLVYLIVVPFLDRSPELHPLKRKVFTGIGILMITYLIQNTIWGDLTPGVPIPFSQQIMAFLPPAVIVAIGMYFLPSPKTEANTSPSLTQSTSITKMMTQNLPNLPIKAVGKVEVASETKKKFAEILISILFIMAVILAAQIWTIPSTGSASNLFGIDLGLIFIMLGEAISLYHYVVYRK
- the soxL2 gene encoding Rieske iron-sulfur protein SoxL2; protein product: MIKIRLGDKDEKTVLNYSDLVFIKRLLAKMRDPKTRFDGKEFVSKGEDYLFNYVNKNVGSVDEKRRKFLKGLIFGIAAATIAAIIPGVEVIVPPQVAAISGFPKSLLVDSSGNPIKASEIPVNSPYIVLFEYPMTGEPNFLLNLGDSSGKPVEVPPTKVFVPQTGDTYDFPGGVGPNKSIVAYSAICQHLGCTPPYIHFYPPQYVSPSQLAAPEPDQLTAQALLAAKQAKVPALIHCDCHGSTYDPYHGAAVLTGPTQRPLPTVVLEWDSSTDYLYAVGSVGVAIYPEGANGVPSSNPKADLDNSFGSPVGNKTTVQNTQNPFSGS
- the cbsB gene encoding cytochrome b558/566 subunit B is translated as MKILSFLEKDIKYFFLILGISGFLQFMFSEAFVFPSALPIHIPAEVFLLRIGAVSFYIFFISLILVSFLLSNKVKALLPLSILLIISPILAYLNVNYTYYYGIEIFIIIIAITALIEATIKSDIKVVLLIPSGILVGLGLIASFFITFYHTTLYVSYLDFLIFSAVTFLVYTILWRKITSKRSIIAYIVGLMSMYPFIMFAHEIITNRYIQILMEMILPSALGITIYNPSHLLYLVYFLAIITFSIISIIIKGNGAAGIGYFMLISNVFFGIYGYLLLMYMLVPTIGYVLMCYNEMKEENITKYLSQKLKVKNQ
- the cbsA gene encoding cytochrome b558/566 subunit A, with the translated sequence MSVKPSTKLTISITLSVLLLGVLLAVTNTPMAQTSPDIPVYKIVGTADLSNPGSASYWSKIPWINISLTANIPQAPTSGLTHYVLVKAAWNGSWIFVLVKWYAPNPAFGAWSAAAGALYPPASGPGLFRQIMLTPGTTYTVEKNYTNYIAIVNGKTYQGRLVLNYSGILLPTPNGTQITVLSNGSIILWHSLRPMEDLLYSDGMFYGYYTNSTWYYPDRVAMMWYMGSVIPPSKDGMNIGGKYPGQTFDGVTFKDAGGSLAQSGGAANIWMWVSGATWNNSTYDPAFKANLWQNESLTGLPYVDPGNHGFAVPLYSNNTNMYEVDCSGIWYTPVASKGLNGSLFFIWTGATWSNGYWTVEFARPLAVPPNYANWMPNITVGKTYYVAFAVWQGKLGETLFDKSITSSFLTLQLVTTPPTTTTTTTTSVSSTTSTSAAIPSATVDVTVVGAVIAILALVILYVVYRR